The following is a genomic window from Hymenobacter chitinivorans DSM 11115.
TAGGGCAGGGCGGGGCGCAGCACGAGCTGGCTGAAAATGGGTTGGTAGGGCCCGGCTTCCAGCTTATTGCAGTTCGTGTTTTCGTGCCACTCCTGGCGGGGTAGGACCGTGGCGGTGGCCGTGCGGCCCTGGTTGCTGCGAAACGTGAGCCGGGTGCCTTCGGTGTAGGTCGCAAACCAGGCCCGTTCCTCGGCCGACAACGTCACTTCCTGGCAGGTGCCGCACCCGCCGAGCAGGAAAGAAAAGACCGACAAAAGAGTTTTCATGGCAAACCGCAGCGGAGCAAGGTGGACGAGTAATGCCAGTGCATACGCAGCTCCCGCGCCCCTGGTCAGAAAACCGGCTGCCGCGGATTGGCCGGCAGTGAAAGTAGGAGTGGGGCCCGGCGGGAGGCGGCAAATACCTTATTTTCGCGCCTCCCGCTACTTGTGCCGCGCTATGACCTTGCCCGCCTTCTTTCCCGAGTCCCGGCCCGTGGTGCTGGAGCCCTACCGCCCGGCCTGGGCCGACGAATACCAGCGCCTGGCCGCCCGCCTGCGGGCCGTAGCGGGTACGGCCCTGGGGCGCATCGACCATATCGGCTCCACGGCGGTGCCCGGCCTGAGCGCCAAGGATGTCATCGACGTGCAGCTGACCGTAACCCAGCTGGCCGAGGCCGGCAACCTGGTGGCGGCCCTGCGGCGGGCGGGTTTTCAGCAGGGCCTGGCCTGGCAGTACGACATTTTCCACCCGCTGCCGCCCGATTCGCCGGAGCTGCGCAAGCTCTACCTGCGGGAGCCGGCCGGGGAGCGGCGCCTGCACCTGCACGTGCGGGAGGCCGGCCGCTTCAATGCCCGTTACGCCCTGCTCTGCCGCGACTACCTGCGCGCCCACGCCCCGGCCCGGCAGGAGTATGAGCTGCTCAAGCAGCGGGCGGCGCACCTGTTTCCGGCCAGCATCGAAGGCTATTTGTTTGTGAAGGAGCCCGTGTTTCATTTGCTCTATCAGGCCGCTGAGCTCTGGGCCCAGGCTACGGGCTGGCAGCTGCCCGCGGCGCACGAGTAGGAGGAGGAAATTAGCTGAAGCTTGCGCCAGCCCGACTTCCGGCCTCCTGATAACGGCCTTTCTGCCGTCCGCCTACGTACGCTGCACAAAAGAGCAATGGGCCTGGCCCCTTCCCCCTCATGGTGCAGCACGAGCAATACCCAACCGCCCCTAAACAACCCGCTACTCCCGCTCGCCCGGCCCGGCAAATGACCATCGGAGCCGCTGTCCTGCTGGCCCTGAGCCTCACTGCCTGCGCTGACGACTCGGCCCGGCGCCCGGACTCCGAGCTGCGCGTCGACCCGCCCGCGGCGGCTTCCACTGGCGGCAGGGACGCGGCCGATGCGCCGCCCTCGCCCACGGCCGGCCGCCGCTACCGGGTGCGGGCCGAAGCGGCGTACTTTTACGCTTCGCCCGGCCAGAGCAAGCCCACGGGCCAATACCTGCGCCGCGGGGACGTGCTTTTCGGGCAGGACGAGGGCAACGGCTTTGTCCGAACTCAGTTTGTGAATCCGGCCGGTGCTACCGTGACGGGCTGGCTGAAAACGGAAGAAGTAAGTCGCCTGGCCGGTGCTGCGGCGGCGGCCCGCCCGGTCCCGGCGCCCCGGCGTACCCCATCGGTTGCCGCGCCGGCGGAAGCACAGGGAACGTCCGGGGCTGACCCTACCGAGGCCGGCAGTGCCCGTACGGCCGTGGTGCGCGTGGCCCGCTCGTACTTCTACAACTCGCCCGACCTGCTTGCGCCCCGCCGGGCCTACTGCGAGCAGGGCGACAAGGTGCGCCTGGGGCAGGAGCAGGGCCAGGCCGTGTACGTGTCCTTCACCAACTGGGAGAAAGTAACCACCCGGGGCTGGATGAAGAAAGAGGCCTTGCGGTTTGGGGAGTAAAGTAGGCGCCAAGGGCTTTTGCGGAGCTTCAGCCCCTGAAATACGCCGGAGCATTGCTCTGCTGGGTGGGCAGCCTCACGCTTGGGCAAGCCACGTTTAGTGCGGGCCCCCGGCAGCTGCCTCGGGCAACAGCACCCGGGTGTGGGGCAGGCTGCCGGGATGTTCGCGCTGCA
Proteins encoded in this region:
- a CDS encoding GrpB family protein, which translates into the protein MTLPAFFPESRPVVLEPYRPAWADEYQRLAARLRAVAGTALGRIDHIGSTAVPGLSAKDVIDVQLTVTQLAEAGNLVAALRRAGFQQGLAWQYDIFHPLPPDSPELRKLYLREPAGERRLHLHVREAGRFNARYALLCRDYLRAHAPARQEYELLKQRAAHLFPASIEGYLFVKEPVFHLLYQAAELWAQATGWQLPAAHE